From the genome of Methylocystis heyeri:
TCCGGCTCTTGCAGATAGTAGAATTCCTTCTCCGGACGGATGAAGGCGCCGGCAGGGAAACGCCTGTTGGCGAGGTGCTCGAAGAAGGCGTCGTCGGGAATGAGTCCCGCGACGGGAGCGATGCGCCAGCCGGTGAGCGAGGCCAGTTTTTCGCTCAAGGCTTCGAAGTCGGGTATGCGTTGCGCATCGAGGCCGAGCTTCGCCATGGCTTCGAGATATTCGTCGCAGGCGCGGCCCGGCAGAAGATCAGCCTGACGTGCGTAAAGACGGCGCCAGCGGTCATGCTCGTCGCCAGAATAGGACGGCCAATTCTGCGCGATGGTCCAGTCCTCGTTTCGAGGGGCCTTCGCGTAACGGTTCTTGAGCGTCCCCGTTGCGGCCATTTATCCCTCCCATGAGGAGAGCGCCAAGCATTATAAATGGCGAGACCGCGATTAAATGCCATATGCGCAACGTCGCTTTCTCCTCTCGAGCTCCACAGCGCGCGTGTTGCAATCAAGGCCTCGCTTGAAAGCTCGCGCGCCCGCTAAATATATGGGTGGGGCTTCCGGCGCAGGTCAGGTCGTCATGCGGCATTGGACACCGGTTCTGGATTTCGACCTCGGCGAGACCGCGGCGATGCTGCGTAATCAGGTCGAGCAATTCGCAGCCAAGGAGATCGCGCCGCGCGCCGCCGAGATCGACGCGACCAACGCGTTCCCCGCCGATCTTTGGCCCAAGATGGGCAGGCTCGGCTTGCTCGGCGTCACTGTGCCGGAACAATATGGCGGCGCGGCCCTGGGCTATCTCGATCACGTCGTCGCGATGGAGGAAATCAGCCGCGCGTCGGCTTCGGTGGGGCTTTCCTTCGGCGCCCATTCCAATCTTTGCGTCAACCAGATCAACCGCAACGGTTCGGACGAACAGAAGTTGCGCTATCTGCCCAAGCTGGTTGCGGGCGAGCATATCGGCGGACTGGCGATGTCGGAGCCGGGAGCGGGATCCGATGTCATAGGCATGCAGATGCGGGCCGAGCGACGCGGCGACCGCTATGTGCTCAACGGCGACAAGATGTGGGTCACCAACGGTCCCGACGCGCATGTCCTGGTGGTCTACGCCAAGACCGATCCCGGCGCGGGATCCCATGGCATCACCGCCTTCATCGTCGAAAGCGGGTTTCCCGGCTTCCATGCCACGGCCAAACTCGACAAGCTCGGCATGCGCGGCTCCAACACCTGCGAAATCCTGTTCGAAGATTGCGAAGTCCCGGCGGAGAATGTGCTGGGGCGGCCCGAACAGGGCGTCAATGTCCTCATGAGCGGCCTCGATTTCGAGCGCGCCGTGCTCGCGGGCGGGCCGATTGGCATCATGCGCGCCTGCATGGATGTGGTTTTGCCCTATGTGCACGACCGCAAGCAGTTCGGGCGGCCGATCGGCGAGTTCGAGATCATGCAGGGCAAGCTCGCGGATATGTACACCGCGATGAGCGCCACGCGGTCCTATGTCTATGCCGTCGCCAGGGCCTGCGACAGCGGCCGCGCGTCGCGCAAGGACGCGGCCGGCGCCATTCTTTTCGCGGCCGAAAGAGCGACCGCCATCGCTCTCGACGCGATCCAATGCCTCGGCGGCAACGGCTATATGAACGAATATCCCACGGGACGCCTGCTGCGCGACGCCAAGCTTTACGAAATCGGGGCGGGAACCAGCGAAATCCGCCGCATGCTCATTGGACGGGAATTATACGCGGAAAGCGCATGAAATTGCGCTCGTGAAACTTCTCGCGCGGAGAGCGCAGGCCCTTCGCGCGTCGGGCGATAGGCGAACGAGATGCCCGTCATCGAAACCCTGATCGACGCGCGTTCCGCGGAGTTTCGAGAGAACCGCGCAGCCATGGCGGCAAAGGTCGAAGAGCTGCGCAAGCTTGTCGAGCGTCTCAAGAGCGGCGGCGGGGAAAAGGCGCAGGAACGCCAGCGCGCGCGCGGAAAAATGGCGGCGCGAGACCGCATCGACGCGCTGATCGATCCGCTGTCTCCCTTTCTCGAAATCGGGCAGCTCGCAGCCTTCGGCATGTATGAACAGGACATCGCCTGCGCCGGGGTCATCGCTGGAATCGGCAGCGTCTGCGGGCGCGAGTGCATG
Proteins encoded in this window:
- a CDS encoding isovaleryl-CoA dehydrogenase; translated protein: MRHWTPVLDFDLGETAAMLRNQVEQFAAKEIAPRAAEIDATNAFPADLWPKMGRLGLLGVTVPEQYGGAALGYLDHVVAMEEISRASASVGLSFGAHSNLCVNQINRNGSDEQKLRYLPKLVAGEHIGGLAMSEPGAGSDVIGMQMRAERRGDRYVLNGDKMWVTNGPDAHVLVVYAKTDPGAGSHGITAFIVESGFPGFHATAKLDKLGMRGSNTCEILFEDCEVPAENVLGRPEQGVNVLMSGLDFERAVLAGGPIGIMRACMDVVLPYVHDRKQFGRPIGEFEIMQGKLADMYTAMSATRSYVYAVARACDSGRASRKDAAGAILFAAERATAIALDAIQCLGGNGYMNEYPTGRLLRDAKLYEIGAGTSEIRRMLIGRELYAESA